In a genomic window of Candidatus Thorarchaeota archaeon:
- a CDS encoding S8 family serine peptidase, whose amino-acid sequence MNYKRSTAVLLFMVALTLSVFFSPVGPVAKAEVADSPILSPEVVEQVNQFNELVSQPGYTAKVDPLIAEWKNGAVSDKVVTKPDGSVSALLVCTPWVDDAAIRNLVTVEWAADLILFKTMQVTLPSSDVIDALASIPGVGSIDADIYRDGFERSTEDFAKAFSDPSMPEVGTDMYHIKEVVGATTSPASSYDGSGIYVGHIDTGADFGHPDLAGAYGWAYDPTGFGLTPTFYHANSTPVANLTEWFENGYLLTYEDEGDTYLALSASVVVNKSSGAQLFPWQNQSWAKTISYSWDPIVNNENSPRYLIGDGDYTTPYRDRVGFIWLYAYYWGIEGVDNLFYNYLWNDWKLPDPSTVNGDYRVGWVHQYHRATYGVSPYARIFAPSLVYNSSSTKQWNLVINWDDTMGWNYFWTGGFYYESLDFTNIIDAYHVIEQFDWDFTDESAFNLANPIVNHDYSGDSIADFSLGALATCYDAGGWFDDDPYFVGFRADGDAFALYYDAGNHGTATAAHVAGQGVVDYENVDTGAVFQLEGIAPGADLYSARFITSGGYYGAQLWTCGFDMNETSGYWYYTGNHLSDISTNSWGWVTSSASVLNYLSLTWDLLSVPGVLSATYPGVLHVVSAGNEGSGFQTIGPPGSAAAVLTVGASTTSHWLEYLYGPTQPYEGIASFSSKGPDVIGYSKPDVLAPGLAGYSALPWYSQYMGPIWGAVDDEYWVFSGTSQSAPVAAGVAALLYEAIAVNVGGWLSPFEAKMILQQTADDLGYDPATQGFGRINAANAIDFVENGGWVSYSVGSWNNYAAIIQLCWEEWGHLSKNVFGTYVNESVVSFPTDFWEGSLYFGNVYPGTTTTIHQRIYSDYFTTLDTGGVGTWTVSQYEWRKAEVYRFSGKTFWYNDTGVYHATAEERKAYGWFNLRDALGPTAYDAAMSTYTYMTIGVSFKQSEVANNYPWMFLYDWEDNNVTDLMPNLWNGTDGDELHRLTSAANPSNTNMMSWATTDTDLAAALAGNMTMVIHDPIHDTNPSHTGHWFNATVIFWEAASAGAISVADGGAAGSLNISLSAPVGDEYGIHQGYLVLQKGIGELRLPYSYMLTVDMTADSDGDKYSIVSGVGANLNPYDAPVYGCMDSDPDTWDFRSYAVHVSNTTHAYYLGVRVEFSDPGNNMYVSVYDEVGNELAYGSAKTATSTAVIAELSRGAGIYYIHVHPIALNGTEFLPVNYTLEATWYSALTTQPLATTYTANDITTPIPVAGSVDTLTGDHVVLSAHYPDFNLPNMPEYEVVSMEMQFLSGVYYVHTQPLIVPSGSYDPFSGPIDTSQFSWEFVDGIKAGDNVRISVTFTNGDCDIMVWWADTDNSTWAYSNNLVGSQMATGAKPEVGSFIASRSGKIAIGIFDYDQQTGTSTTTVDTRAGITITRNDNTVTYDTYQFLKNGTFSVQIKAYTQTNIEFTTNYAALTFENFFSPVMGSVNVTSLGSNRFNITWAASDRNAGDDLYYEIYVSADQGQAGTYQLLAVNQTKTFYVWDSTGFTQKTNSYRVKIVVFDNDPDEGAAVPGEYWMGLSDEAESGLFTAGSVVITTTTTTTTTTTTSVPPPPIDPLLVGLLGGVGVGVVVLLILFLVKKK is encoded by the coding sequence ATGAACTATAAGCGAAGCACAGCTGTTCTGCTCTTCATGGTGGCACTGACCCTGTCAGTGTTCTTTTCACCAGTTGGCCCTGTGGCCAAAGCAGAGGTTGCTGACTCGCCCATTCTCTCTCCTGAGGTCGTCGAGCAAGTGAACCAGTTCAATGAGCTCGTCTCGCAGCCTGGTTACACTGCCAAGGTCGACCCCCTCATTGCAGAGTGGAAGAATGGTGCTGTCAGCGACAAGGTCGTAACCAAACCCGACGGCTCTGTGAGCGCATTGCTTGTCTGTACCCCATGGGTAGATGACGCAGCAATTCGCAACCTAGTCACTGTGGAATGGGCAGCCGACCTCATACTATTCAAGACCATGCAGGTGACCCTGCCATCGTCTGACGTGATTGACGCTCTTGCCAGCATACCCGGCGTTGGCAGCATCGATGCGGACATCTACAGAGATGGCTTCGAGAGAAGCACCGAAGATTTCGCAAAGGCATTCTCTGATCCTAGTATGCCAGAGGTAGGCACTGACATGTACCACATCAAGGAGGTTGTCGGTGCGACAACGAGCCCCGCATCGAGCTACGATGGCTCTGGTATCTACGTCGGTCACATCGACACTGGTGCCGACTTCGGTCATCCAGATCTGGCTGGAGCGTACGGATGGGCATATGACCCCACAGGGTTTGGGCTCACCCCGACATTCTATCATGCCAACTCAACTCCCGTCGCAAACCTCACGGAGTGGTTCGAGAATGGCTACCTGCTCACATACGAGGACGAAGGTGACACCTACCTTGCTCTCTCAGCCTCTGTGGTTGTGAACAAGTCCTCTGGTGCTCAGCTGTTCCCATGGCAGAACCAATCATGGGCCAAGACTATCAGCTACAGCTGGGACCCAATCGTGAACAATGAGAATAGCCCACGGTATCTCATCGGTGATGGTGACTACACCACCCCGTACCGCGACAGAGTCGGTTTCATCTGGCTGTACGCATACTACTGGGGCATCGAGGGCGTAGACAACCTGTTCTACAACTATCTCTGGAATGACTGGAAGCTGCCAGATCCATCCACAGTCAACGGAGACTACCGAGTTGGATGGGTCCATCAGTACCACCGAGCGACATATGGTGTTTCTCCATACGCGAGAATATTCGCTCCATCGCTCGTGTACAACTCCTCAAGCACCAAACAGTGGAATCTTGTCATCAACTGGGATGACACAATGGGTTGGAACTACTTCTGGACTGGTGGCTTCTACTACGAGTCACTCGACTTCACAAACATCATAGACGCATACCATGTGATTGAGCAGTTCGACTGGGACTTCACTGACGAATCTGCTTTCAATCTGGCCAATCCGATTGTCAACCACGACTACAGCGGTGACAGCATCGCCGACTTCAGCCTGGGTGCTCTCGCAACCTGCTACGATGCTGGTGGATGGTTCGACGATGACCCGTACTTCGTAGGCTTCAGGGCAGATGGTGATGCCTTCGCTCTGTACTACGATGCTGGCAACCACGGCACTGCAACTGCTGCTCATGTTGCGGGCCAGGGTGTTGTCGACTACGAGAATGTCGACACCGGTGCGGTGTTCCAGCTTGAGGGCATCGCCCCAGGTGCAGACCTGTACTCAGCCAGGTTCATCACAAGTGGTGGCTACTATGGTGCTCAACTCTGGACCTGCGGCTTTGACATGAATGAGACCTCAGGTTACTGGTACTACACAGGCAACCACCTCAGTGACATCTCCACGAACTCATGGGGCTGGGTCACTTCGTCTGCAAGTGTGCTAAACTATCTCAGCCTGACGTGGGATCTCCTGTCCGTACCGGGAGTACTGAGTGCTACCTATCCGGGAGTTCTCCACGTAGTGTCGGCTGGTAACGAAGGCTCTGGTTTCCAGACCATAGGGCCTCCTGGTTCTGCTGCCGCCGTGTTGACTGTTGGTGCATCCACCACGAGCCACTGGCTCGAATACCTCTACGGTCCAACACAGCCTTATGAAGGAATAGCATCCTTCTCCAGCAAGGGTCCAGACGTGATTGGCTACTCCAAGCCCGACGTTCTCGCCCCGGGTCTGGCAGGCTATTCGGCTCTGCCTTGGTACAGCCAGTACATGGGGCCTATCTGGGGCGCTGTGGATGACGAGTACTGGGTGTTCTCCGGTACAAGCCAGTCCGCCCCTGTTGCAGCCGGTGTTGCCGCCCTGCTCTACGAGGCTATCGCCGTCAACGTGGGTGGTTGGCTCTCTCCGTTCGAAGCGAAGATGATTCTCCAACAGACCGCTGATGACTTGGGCTACGACCCAGCCACACAGGGTTTCGGTAGAATCAACGCGGCGAACGCCATAGATTTCGTAGAGAATGGAGGATGGGTTTCGTACAGTGTCGGCTCTTGGAACAACTACGCCGCGATAATCCAGCTTTGCTGGGAAGAGTGGGGTCACCTTTCGAAGAATGTCTTCGGCACCTACGTGAACGAGAGCGTTGTTTCCTTCCCGACTGACTTCTGGGAGGGCTCGCTATACTTTGGTAACGTCTATCCGGGTACAACCACAACCATTCACCAGAGAATCTACAGTGACTACTTCACTACACTTGACACTGGAGGTGTAGGTACTTGGACAGTCAGCCAGTACGAGTGGCGGAAGGCTGAAGTGTACCGCTTCTCAGGCAAGACCTTCTGGTACAATGATACTGGCGTCTACCACGCGACAGCCGAAGAACGAAAGGCCTATGGCTGGTTCAACCTGCGTGATGCACTCGGACCTACCGCGTATGATGCCGCGATGAGCACGTACACCTACATGACCATCGGTGTGTCATTCAAGCAGTCCGAAGTCGCAAACAATTACCCGTGGATGTTCTTGTACGACTGGGAGGACAACAACGTCACTGACTTGATGCCCAACCTGTGGAATGGAACCGACGGTGACGAGCTGCACAGGCTCACTAGCGCCGCGAACCCGAGCAACACCAACATGATGTCTTGGGCAACGACGGACACGGACTTGGCAGCGGCTCTTGCTGGCAACATGACCATGGTCATCCATGACCCAATCCATGACACCAACCCATCTCACACGGGTCACTGGTTCAACGCTACCGTGATCTTCTGGGAGGCGGCGTCTGCTGGTGCCATATCGGTTGCCGACGGCGGAGCTGCAGGCTCTCTGAACATCTCACTCAGTGCTCCAGTTGGTGATGAGTACGGCATCCATCAAGGTTACCTTGTCCTTCAGAAGGGCATTGGTGAGCTGAGACTGCCCTACAGCTATATGCTGACAGTCGATATGACTGCAGACAGTGATGGTGACAAGTACTCGATTGTGAGTGGTGTCGGCGCGAACCTGAACCCATACGACGCTCCAGTGTACGGCTGTATGGACAGCGACCCTGATACGTGGGACTTCAGGAGCTACGCAGTGCATGTCTCAAACACGACTCACGCCTACTACCTAGGCGTGCGTGTGGAGTTCAGTGACCCCGGCAACAACATGTATGTGTCAGTCTACGACGAGGTCGGCAACGAGCTGGCCTACGGTTCAGCAAAGACCGCCACTAGCACTGCAGTCATTGCAGAACTGTCGCGTGGAGCTGGCATCTACTACATCCATGTCCACCCGATCGCACTGAACGGAACCGAGTTCCTACCTGTGAACTACACGCTGGAAGCCACATGGTATAGCGCTCTGACAACCCAGCCTCTCGCCACGACCTACACGGCAAACGACATAACGACTCCGATACCCGTCGCCGGTAGCGTCGACACTTTGACTGGCGACCATGTTGTACTGAGTGCCCACTACCCGGACTTCAACCTGCCCAACATGCCGGAGTACGAGGTTGTGAGTATGGAGATGCAGTTCCTCTCAGGTGTGTACTACGTACATACTCAACCTCTCATCGTGCCTAGTGGTTCGTACGATCCATTCTCAGGTCCAATCGACACCTCTCAGTTCAGCTGGGAGTTCGTTGATGGTATCAAGGCCGGTGACAACGTCAGAATCTCCGTCACGTTCACGAACGGTGACTGTGACATAATGGTCTGGTGGGCTGACACCGACAACTCGACTTGGGCGTACAGCAACAACCTTGTCGGTTCACAGATGGCCACCGGTGCGAAACCAGAAGTAGGTTCGTTCATTGCATCCCGATCTGGCAAGATTGCCATCGGTATCTTTGACTACGACCAGCAGACTGGTACATCCACGACCACTGTTGACACCCGAGCTGGCATCACAATCACTAGGAACGACAACACTGTGACCTACGACACGTACCAGTTCCTGAAGAATGGTACATTCTCGGTCCAGATCAAGGCATACACTCAGACCAACATCGAGTTCACGACCAACTACGCAGCCCTGACGTTCGAGAACTTCTTCTCGCCCGTCATGGGTTCCGTGAACGTCACTTCGCTTGGTTCCAACCGGTTCAACATCACTTGGGCCGCGTCTGACCGCAACGCTGGCGATGACCTCTACTACGAGATCTACGTTTCAGCAGACCAAGGTCAGGCCGGAACATACCAGCTGTTAGCCGTCAACCAGACGAAGACGTTCTATGTCTGGGACTCGACCGGTTTCACACAGAAGACCAACAGCTACAGAGTCAAGATCGTTGTCTTTGACAACGACCCTGACGAAGGTGCTGCCGTCCCAGGTGAATACTGGATGGGTCTGAGCGATGAAGCTGAGTCTGGGCTCTTCACAGCCGGAAGTGTAGTGATTACAACCACTACCACCACCACAACTACTACTACAACGAGCGTGCCGCCTCCGCCAATCGACCCGCTGTTGGTTGGTCTGCTAGGTGGTGTTGGAGTCGGTGTTGTGGTCCTCCTAATCCTCTTCCTAGTGAAGAAGAAGTAA
- a CDS encoding D-glycerate dehydrogenase has product MKQSVFVTRQIPDVGLRMMSEEFSVDVWEREEPPSVSEIISRAKNAQGLVTLLSDRIDRELLQSLCKVKVIAQYAAGVDNIDLSAATERGILVTNTPGVLTETTADLAWALIMAASRRVAEADRYVRAGEWKVAWTPSTFLGNDICGSTLGILGMGRIGLAVARRAMGFSMRILYFSRSETDITREAEATTGARRVNFETLLRESDILSIHVPLNTQTRALIGERELRMMKPSAVLVNTSRGPVIDENALARVLTSGHLAGVGLDVFEAEPLPLSNPLLSIPRVVLTPHIGSASHSTRNRMAAMCVENLVAALHGRTPPNLVNPKVLRRVVLRT; this is encoded by the coding sequence TTGAAACAGAGCGTGTTTGTGACAAGGCAGATACCCGACGTTGGGCTTCGAATGATGTCTGAGGAGTTCAGTGTCGATGTGTGGGAGCGAGAAGAGCCGCCATCAGTCAGTGAAATCATCAGCAGGGCAAAGAATGCACAGGGTCTGGTCACGCTCCTATCGGACCGGATTGATCGCGAGCTCCTCCAGTCCTTGTGCAAGGTCAAAGTCATTGCGCAGTATGCAGCAGGAGTCGACAACATTGACCTGTCTGCAGCTACGGAGAGAGGAATACTAGTCACAAACACGCCGGGAGTGCTTACCGAGACCACCGCGGACCTGGCTTGGGCATTGATAATGGCGGCATCCAGGAGGGTAGCAGAGGCAGACCGCTACGTGCGAGCGGGAGAGTGGAAGGTCGCGTGGACGCCCAGTACATTCCTGGGCAATGACATCTGCGGGTCAACCCTCGGAATCTTGGGCATGGGGAGAATCGGTCTTGCTGTCGCTCGCAGAGCCATGGGCTTCTCCATGAGGATACTCTACTTCTCACGTTCGGAAACAGACATAACTAGAGAGGCCGAAGCCACAACCGGGGCCAGGAGGGTCAACTTTGAGACTCTTCTCCGAGAATCGGACATACTCTCGATTCACGTTCCACTGAACACCCAGACGAGAGCATTGATTGGAGAGAGAGAGCTCAGAATGATGAAGCCTTCGGCAGTATTGGTCAACACTTCGAGAGGACCGGTGATAGACGAGAACGCACTTGCTCGTGTGCTTACCTCAGGGCATCTGGCTGGGGTTGGACTCGATGTCTTTGAAGCTGAGCCGCTTCCCCTCTCGAATCCGCTGTTGTCGATTCCAAGAGTTGTTCTGACACCTCATATCGGCAGTGCTAGCCACTCAACACGAAACAGGATGGCTGCGATGTGCGTCGAGAATCTCGTTGCAGCTCTGCATGGAAGAACACCGCCCAATCTCGTCAACCCAAAAGTTCTTCGCAGAGTCGTTCTCAGAACATGA
- a CDS encoding winged helix-turn-helix transcriptional regulator produces the protein MNASLDLPRSAILVLSRLSSEGPLTPKDLSARVDLAPRTVSFALRKLMGQHLCRKIPNLHDMRQPLYSIDPERFNEIKMKYEHVFRQVLV, from the coding sequence ATGAATGCGTCCCTTGACTTGCCAAGAAGTGCTATTTTAGTACTGAGTAGGCTATCGTCAGAAGGGCCCTTGACTCCCAAGGACCTCAGTGCGAGGGTAGACCTAGCCCCAAGGACTGTTTCCTTTGCATTGAGAAAACTGATGGGACAGCATCTGTGCCGGAAGATACCGAATCTCCATGACATGAGACAGCCGCTCTATTCGATTGACCCTGAACGATTCAATGAGATCAAGATGAAGTACGAGCATGTGTTTCGGCAGGTGTTGGTCTAG
- a CDS encoding triphosphoribosyl-dephospho-CoA synthase yields MDHMRNPHVEWDMAWTLASLGQLAILLEASSPKPGNVNRLRRFSDTGYRHFLASAALAGRGFHLAASRGIQAAEASLSPERVGMGEVVRLCIQDVFGGINRSNAILGSVLLHVPILMASAASIRESGVFDPYGVGQWMRCLVDATTVHDTIEVYRAFRLAGPIGSSRKDTDSWTEQHSRYDIDNPNVDRAIEEDNMTLKRLFDLSAQVDEISKEWSQYFETTLFRTLPVLEAHSSGLDDLEEGVVRAFIWLLSERPDGLIVKKAGRMAAERVRRLAMGIVREMKNHQDVTQLLEQLDNVLRVDGNRLNPGTTADLISAALLCRLTALYYHPSPECPRR; encoded by the coding sequence TTGGATCACATGAGAAACCCGCATGTTGAGTGGGACATGGCCTGGACACTTGCAAGTCTGGGCCAGCTGGCAATCTTGCTGGAGGCGAGCTCTCCCAAGCCGGGAAACGTCAACAGGCTTCGGAGGTTCTCCGACACCGGATACAGGCACTTCCTAGCAAGCGCGGCTCTTGCAGGCAGAGGGTTTCATCTTGCCGCTTCAAGGGGCATACAGGCCGCAGAAGCCAGCCTGAGTCCAGAGAGAGTCGGCATGGGAGAGGTAGTACGTCTGTGCATCCAAGACGTCTTTGGAGGAATCAACCGGAGCAATGCCATTCTGGGGTCTGTGCTACTACACGTGCCAATACTTATGGCATCGGCCGCCTCCATCCGAGAAAGCGGAGTGTTCGATCCGTATGGTGTGGGACAGTGGATGAGATGTCTTGTAGATGCGACGACGGTACACGACACCATTGAGGTCTACAGGGCGTTTCGACTGGCCGGACCCATTGGAAGCAGTAGAAAGGACACGGACTCATGGACTGAGCAACACAGCAGATATGACATTGATAACCCCAACGTCGACAGGGCAATAGAGGAGGACAACATGACCCTCAAGAGACTGTTCGACCTCTCTGCTCAGGTGGATGAGATATCGAAAGAGTGGTCGCAATACTTCGAGACCACCTTGTTCAGGACGCTTCCTGTTCTGGAGGCCCACTCATCGGGACTGGACGACTTGGAAGAGGGCGTCGTGAGGGCGTTCATATGGCTGCTCTCAGAACGTCCTGATGGGCTGATAGTGAAGAAGGCTGGTCGGATGGCTGCAGAAAGGGTCAGGCGTCTCGCAATGGGAATAGTGAGGGAGATGAAGAATCATCAGGACGTCACACAACTCCTAGAGCAGCTGGACAATGTCCTCAGGGTTGACGGGAATCGCCTCAATCCGGGTACCACAGCGGATCTGATATCGGCTGCATTGCTGTGCAGACTTACAGCGCTGTACTACCACCCTAGCCCAGAATGCCCGAGAAGATGA
- a CDS encoding NAD-dependent deacylase produces the protein MEQARRLVRSSQRISAFTGSGISVDSGIPDFRSEGGLWKRYDPLEYATYEGFLQDPTKFWTMGREIAEVILKAKPNEAHLALARLEESGRLVGVITLNIDNLHQKAGSRSVVELHGSYLRAFCLDCGMEYIGDAVHRRVAQGDIPPRCEKCRGVLKSEAVLFGEPLPEKAMERAIAICRNTDLMLVVGTSLQVYPAAFLPQVAKNSGAKIVLIDLEGANKDNVADVVIRGRAAQVLPLITQF, from the coding sequence ATCGAACAGGCAAGGAGGCTTGTCCGGTCTTCCCAAAGAATCTCTGCATTCACCGGCTCCGGGATAAGTGTTGACTCGGGCATTCCGGACTTCAGGTCAGAGGGGGGACTGTGGAAGAGATATGATCCCCTCGAGTATGCCACCTACGAGGGGTTTCTTCAGGACCCCACAAAGTTCTGGACGATGGGGAGGGAGATAGCAGAGGTCATCCTGAAAGCGAAACCAAATGAGGCCCATTTGGCACTTGCCAGGCTCGAGGAGTCAGGGCGTCTTGTGGGTGTGATAACCCTCAACATCGACAACCTGCATCAGAAGGCGGGGAGCCGGAGTGTTGTCGAACTCCACGGGAGCTATCTGAGAGCGTTCTGTCTTGATTGTGGAATGGAGTACATCGGAGATGCGGTCCACAGGCGAGTGGCGCAGGGTGATATACCACCAAGGTGCGAGAAGTGCAGGGGAGTCCTCAAGTCAGAGGCAGTCCTATTCGGTGAGCCACTTCCAGAGAAGGCCATGGAGAGAGCAATAGCCATATGCCGAAACACAGACCTCATGCTCGTAGTGGGAACAAGCCTACAGGTGTATCCAGCTGCGTTTCTGCCGCAGGTCGCAAAGAACTCCGGAGCCAAGATAGTGCTCATTGACCTCGAAGGCGCTAACAAAGACAACGTTGCAGATGTTGTAATCAGGGGACGGGCTGCTCAGGTACTCCCTCTAATCACGCAGTTCTAG
- a CDS encoding nucleotide exchange factor GrpE: MREDERRNGAMREHTSVDTTSGGLHDDLAEIPVVDPLEVEREKNKVLSEQLMRTQADYENFRKRSESRYQEAVRYASEGILLRLLEVHDNLERALESDFADPKAAKEGVRAICQQMTKLLELESVRPIESVGRPFDPYYHHAVAKGNDPNSPEGIILAEYQKGYMLREKVLRPALVLVNRHLQESQEATGIPSEDTSEGGDNP, translated from the coding sequence ATGCGTGAAGACGAGAGGAGAAACGGAGCGATGAGAGAGCACACAAGTGTAGACACGACCTCCGGTGGACTCCATGACGACTTAGCTGAGATTCCAGTCGTTGATCCTCTTGAGGTCGAACGAGAGAAGAACAAGGTGCTGTCCGAGCAGCTAATGAGGACTCAGGCGGACTACGAGAACTTCCGGAAACGAAGTGAGAGTAGATACCAAGAGGCTGTACGGTACGCAAGTGAGGGCATTCTCTTGCGGCTTCTCGAAGTCCATGACAACTTGGAGCGAGCCTTGGAGAGTGACTTTGCGGACCCGAAGGCAGCCAAGGAAGGGGTTCGAGCAATATGCCAGCAGATGACCAAGCTGCTAGAGCTCGAGAGTGTTCGGCCCATCGAGTCCGTCGGAAGACCGTTCGATCCGTACTATCACCATGCTGTGGCAAAGGGCAATGACCCCAACTCTCCCGAGGGTATCATCCTTGCGGAGTACCAGAAGGGATACATGTTGAGGGAGAAGGTCTTGAGGCCAGCCCTTGTGCTTGTGAACCGGCACCTCCAAGAGTCGCAAGAAGCGACAGGTATCCCAAGCGAGGACACTAGTGAAGGTGGTGACAATCCGTGA
- the dnaK gene encoding molecular chaperone DnaK, whose protein sequence is MTIVGIDLGTTNSGIAYMEGGKPTMIPNAEGKRLTPSVVGITPKGEVVVGELAKRQAVSMPERTVRSIKRKMGQDYRVKIGDKEYTPQEISAMILRKMKNDAEAFLGQKITQAVITVPAYFNDSQRQATKDAGKIAGLEVLRIINEPTASALAYGLDKGKELKVLVYDLGGGTFDVSILDIGDNVYEVLATSGNTRLGGDDWDERIVNWVVEQFKRDTGIDITKDLSAMQRIRDASEQAKIELSTVMQTTINLPYITADSSGPKHISLELTRSRLEQMTDDLVQATVGPVRQALADAKLEPEDIDKILLVGGATRMPAIQKIVRDLFGKEGDKTINPDECVALGAAAQAGVLSGEVKDIVLLDVTPLTLSIETLGGVATPLIPRNTTIPTRKSEIFTTAADGQTAVDIHVVQGERPMAKDNMTLGRFQLVGIPPAPRHTPQIEVTFDIDANGIVNVTARDKATGNQQSITITATTNLSQDQIDKMMKEAQAYAEEDAKRKAQVEAKNHADSLIYQGEKTIKDLGDKVPADLKTKFEEKAKKLREAIEKDNYGEIKSLSEDLQQTLYQIAEKAYAAGGVPPPGAAGFDPSRMGTSAGRGKASSQKGGAKDSKEAEEDDAVDVDFEDL, encoded by the coding sequence GTGACAATTGTAGGAATTGACCTGGGTACTACGAACAGCGGTATTGCGTACATGGAGGGCGGCAAGCCAACCATGATTCCCAATGCTGAAGGAAAGCGCCTGACCCCATCTGTGGTTGGCATTACTCCAAAGGGCGAGGTGGTTGTTGGAGAGCTGGCCAAGCGTCAGGCTGTATCGATGCCCGAACGTACTGTGCGCTCTATCAAGAGGAAGATGGGACAGGACTACCGAGTCAAGATAGGTGACAAGGAGTACACTCCCCAGGAGATTTCCGCCATGATTCTCCGCAAGATGAAGAACGACGCGGAGGCGTTTCTCGGGCAGAAGATAACTCAGGCCGTAATCACTGTGCCCGCTTACTTCAACGACTCACAGAGGCAGGCCACAAAGGATGCTGGCAAGATTGCAGGTCTAGAGGTCCTTCGAATAATCAATGAACCGACAGCGTCCGCGCTTGCCTACGGACTCGACAAGGGCAAGGAGTTGAAAGTGCTCGTCTATGATCTTGGAGGCGGAACGTTCGATGTTTCCATTCTGGACATCGGCGACAACGTCTATGAAGTCCTAGCCACCAGCGGGAACACTCGGCTGGGTGGCGACGACTGGGACGAGCGGATTGTTAACTGGGTTGTCGAGCAGTTCAAGCGTGACACGGGCATCGACATCACAAAGGACCTCTCCGCGATGCAGCGGATTCGCGATGCCAGTGAGCAGGCGAAGATTGAGCTGTCGACCGTAATGCAGACCACTATCAACTTGCCCTACATTACTGCTGACAGCTCTGGTCCAAAACACATCAGTCTGGAGCTCACGCGTTCGCGCTTGGAACAGATGACCGACGACCTAGTTCAAGCGACCGTCGGACCCGTGCGACAGGCCCTTGCAGATGCCAAGCTCGAACCAGAGGACATCGACAAGATCCTTCTCGTCGGTGGTGCAACCCGTATGCCCGCGATACAGAAGATAGTCCGAGACCTCTTCGGAAAGGAGGGTGACAAGACAATCAATCCTGACGAGTGTGTCGCGTTGGGTGCCGCAGCTCAAGCTGGTGTGCTATCCGGCGAGGTGAAGGACATCGTATTGCTCGATGTAACGCCGCTCACACTGAGCATAGAAACCCTTGGTGGTGTTGCGACTCCTCTGATTCCTCGGAACACAACCATTCCCACCCGCAAGAGCGAGATCTTCACGACTGCAGCAGATGGACAGACTGCCGTTGACATTCATGTGGTCCAGGGTGAGCGCCCAATGGCCAAGGACAACATGACTCTTGGGAGATTCCAGTTGGTCGGCATACCTCCTGCTCCAAGGCACACTCCGCAGATTGAGGTCACCTTTGACATAGATGCGAACGGCATCGTCAACGTGACAGCAAGGGACAAGGCAACAGGGAATCAGCAGTCAATCACGATAACTGCCACGACGAACTTGTCTCAAGACCAGATTGACAAGATGATGAAAGAGGCTCAGGCGTACGCTGAAGAAGACGCCAAGAGAAAGGCTCAGGTCGAGGCAAAGAACCATGCTGACTCTCTGATCTACCAGGGCGAGAAGACAATCAAGGACCTTGGCGACAAGGTGCCAGCAGACCTCAAGACCAAGTTTGAGGAGAAGGCGAAGAAGCTGCGCGAGGCGATAGAGAAGGACAACTACGGTGAGATAAAGTCACTGAGTGAAGACCTGCAGCAGACCCTCTACCAGATTGCCGAGAAGGCATACGCTGCGGGTGGGGTTCCACCACCGGGCGCAGCGGGCTTTGACCCCAGTCGAATGGGCACGAGTGCTGGACGTGGCAAGGCGAGCTCGCAGAAGGGCGGTGCCAAAGACTCAAAGGAAGCCGAGGAAGACGACGCGGTGGACGTCGACTTCGAAGACCTCTAG